ATGTGAACTTCCTTAAAAATTCAGTCTCGAAAAAATACGAATAAGATAATTTGATGGAAGCCTTGAAAATAGGGCTTTTTCTTGTTTTTGAGTTGGAAACATGGTATACTTAAAGTGTAGGAATTCAGTCTCGAAAAGGAGCCCCGAAATGTATTTAGATTATCTTGTAAAATTACCAGAGAACACAGGTAAAATAACAACAAATAAGAAGAAAGATACCACATATATTGAGTATGCATATGAGCGAAAGTATGATCCAACAAAAAAATATACTGTCTCAAAACGTACTACTATCGGTAAGTTATCTAAAGATGATTTAACACTGATGATACCGAACGAGAATTTTTTAAAGTACTTTCCAGAGATAGAACTTCCAGAAACAAAAGATCGATCACACAGGAGTTCTTGTCTTAGAATTGGGTCTCATATAATCATCAAGAAAATTATGAATGATTATAAAATTCCAGAGATGTTAAGTGACTACTTTAATGATAAAGAGTTAGGACTTCTGTTAGATATGATAAGTTACTCAATAATAGCAGAAAGTAATGCAAATCAGTACTATCCAGATTATGCTTACAACCATCCTTTATTTACAAATGATATGAGAATTTATAGCGATTCAAAAATTTCAGATTTTCTAAATTCAATTACAGAAGATCAAAGCTTAGGCTTTCTAAATAGCTGGAATGAAAGACGAAACCATCGGGAAAAATTGTATTTCTCTTATGATTCCACAAATAAGAATTGTCAGGCTGGAGACATTGAAATTGTTGAGTATGGTAAGGCAAAAATAGATGCAGGAACCCCTATATTTAATTATGCAATTGCCTATGATAATAAAAATAGTGAACCACTTTTTTATGAAAAATATCCAGGTAGTATTACAGATGTAGCCCAATTAAAGCACATGGTTGATAAAGCCAAAGGTTATGGTTATAAAAACATTGGATTTATCTTAGATCGTGGGTATTTTAGTAAGTCAAACTTTGAGTATCTGGACTCATGTGGTTATAGTTTTATCGTTATGATGAAAGGCATGAAATCATTAGTAAAAGAGCTGATTATAGAGCATAAAGGGACATTTGAAAACAAGCGAGTCAATAATATTTTTGATTATGGCGTCTATGGTAAAAGTGTAAAAAGAACATTATATGCATCCGATGAAAAAGAACGTTACTTTCATGTATATCATAGTATTTTTAAGGAGAGCTATGAACGAAGATATATAGAACTAAAAATACATGAGTTAAACGAGTACTTAAACAAGTATAAAAACACAGAGAAAGAGTTTAATTCAACGGTTGACCACTATTTCGAATTGTTTTATGATGATAAAAAATTTATGTTTGCTCGAGAAAAAGCAAGTGTTATAGAAGAAGAAATCTCACTTTGTGGTTATTTTGTAATCATCACTTCACAGAAGATGACGGCAACAGCCGCCATTGACTTTTATAAAGGGCGTGATGCATCCGAAAAGTTGTTTAGAGGTGATAAAGCTTACTTAGGTAATAAGTCGCTAAGAGTACATTCTGATGTAAGGGCAGCGTCAAAGATATTCATAGAATTCGTTGCCTTGATTGTACGAAATAAGATATATACTTGTCTTAGAGAAGAAAAGAAAAAGCTATCAAAAAAGCCGAACTTTATGACAGTGCCAGCAGCATTAAAAGAATTAGAAAAAATTGAAATGATACGACAACTTGATCAAGTTTATCGTTTAGATCATGCAGTCACTTCTAATCAAAAGAAAATATTAAATGCATTTGAGATGACAGAAAACTATATAAAAC
The Peptostreptococcaceae bacterium DNA segment above includes these coding regions:
- a CDS encoding transposase, producing the protein MYLDYLVKLPENTGKITTNKKKDTTYIEYAYERKYDPTKKYTVSKRTTIGKLSKDDLTLMIPNENFLKYFPEIELPETKDRSHRSSCLRIGSHIIIKKIMNDYKIPEMLSDYFNDKELGLLLDMISYSIIAESNANQYYPDYAYNHPLFTNDMRIYSDSKISDFLNSITEDQSLGFLNSWNERRNHREKLYFSYDSTNKNCQAGDIEIVEYGKAKIDAGTPIFNYAIAYDNKNSEPLFYEKYPGSITDVAQLKHMVDKAKGYGYKNIGFILDRGYFSKSNFEYLDSCGYSFIVMMKGMKSLVKELIIEHKGTFENKRVNNIFDYGVYGKSVKRTLYASDEKERYFHVYHSIFKESYERRYIELKIHELNEYLNKYKNTEKEFNSTVDHYFELFYDDKKFMFAREKASVIEEEISLCGYFVIITSQKMTATAAIDFYKGRDASEKLFRGDKAYLGNKSLRVHSDVRAASKIFIEFVALIVRNKIYTCLREEKKKLSKKPNFMTVPAALKELEKIEMIRQLDQVYRLDHAVTSNQKKILNAFEMTENYIKHKSIEISNQLKGCE